From Pseudomonadota bacterium, a single genomic window includes:
- a CDS encoding thioredoxin domain-containing protein, whose amino-acid sequence MGDDDAQVYLVEFMDPACETCSAFSPFVKKLMAEHPGKIKLVIRYAPFHQGADYFVKILEAARNQDKYWETLNVMFQSQQYWASHHNPQPALVWKYLPRAGLDLEQIRKDMNDPQIVKIIEQDLADAQTLNVRKTPGFFVNGKPLVNFGYQQLRDLVEGEVLATYGK is encoded by the coding sequence CTGGGCGATGATGATGCGCAGGTCTACCTTGTCGAATTCATGGATCCTGCCTGTGAAACCTGCAGCGCCTTCAGTCCTTTCGTCAAAAAACTCATGGCCGAACATCCCGGAAAAATCAAGCTGGTTATCCGCTATGCGCCGTTCCATCAGGGGGCGGATTATTTTGTGAAAATACTTGAAGCCGCAAGAAATCAGGACAAATACTGGGAGACACTCAATGTCATGTTCCAGAGCCAGCAATACTGGGCAAGCCACCATAATCCTCAGCCGGCTCTGGTCTGGAAATACCTGCCCCGGGCAGGACTCGATCTTGAGCAGATCCGAAAAGATATGAATGATCCGCAGATCGTAAAAATTATTGAGCAGGATCTTGCCGACGCCCAGACCCTTAACGTCAGAAAAACTCCCGGATTTTTTGTAAACGGCAAACCGCTGGTAAATTTCGGCTACCAGCAACTACGTGATCTGGTTGAAGGCGAAGTGCTCGCAACCTACGGAAAATAA
- the katG gene encoding catalase/peroxidase HPI has translation MSKNSKCPVTGGAKNPTASSGTMNRDWWPNQLNLHILHQHSSKSNPMGEEFNYAEAFKKLNLKAVKKDLYKLMTDSQDWWPADYGHYGGLFIRMAWHSAGTYRLGDGRGGAGSGSQRLAPLNSWPDNVNLDKARRLLWPIKQKYGNRISWADLMILTGNCALESMGFKTFGFAGGREDIWEPEEDIYWGSEDKWLGDQRYSGDRQLENPLAAVQMGLIYVNPEGPNGNPDPMASGRDVRVTFARMAMNDEETVALVAGGHTFGKCHGAAPASHVGPEPEGAPIEEQGLGWKSSFGSGKGGDTISSGIEGAWKPDPTTWDMGYLKVMFKYDWELVKSPAGAHQWLAKDVAEEDMVADAHDPSKKHRPMMTTADLSLRFDPIYEPIARRYLKNPTEFADAFARAWFKLTHRDMGPRSRYLGPEVPQEELIWQDPVPAVDHKLINKKDIAVLKEKILASGLSIPQLVSTAWASASTFRGSDMRGGANGARIRLAPQKDWEVNEPKQLAKVLKTLEAIQKGFNSSQAGGKKVSLADLIVLGGCAGVEAAAKKAGHKVTVPFTPGRTDASQEQTDVKSFFVLEPAADGFRNYQKTRYSVTAEELLIDRAQLLTLTAPEMTVLVGGMRVLNANFGQSRHGVFTKRPEALTNDFFVNLLDMGTTWQATAKDAEVFEGRNRLNGKLKWTGTRVDLIFGSNSQLRALAEVYGCADSQKKFLHDFVAVWNKVMNLDRFDLA, from the coding sequence ATGAGTAAAAACAGCAAGTGCCCGGTAACGGGGGGAGCTAAAAATCCCACTGCCAGCAGTGGCACGATGAACCGGGACTGGTGGCCGAACCAGTTGAACCTTCACATTCTACACCAGCATTCCTCCAAGTCCAATCCCATGGGTGAGGAGTTCAACTACGCTGAAGCATTCAAGAAACTCAACCTCAAGGCCGTGAAGAAGGACCTCTATAAATTGATGACCGACTCGCAGGATTGGTGGCCGGCTGATTACGGTCATTACGGTGGGCTCTTCATCCGCATGGCGTGGCACAGCGCCGGCACCTACCGCTTGGGCGACGGCCGCGGCGGCGCAGGATCCGGCAGCCAGCGCCTAGCGCCGCTGAACAGCTGGCCGGACAATGTAAACCTCGACAAGGCGCGCCGGCTGCTCTGGCCCATCAAACAGAAATACGGCAACAGGATCTCCTGGGCCGACCTGATGATTCTCACCGGCAACTGCGCCCTGGAGTCCATGGGATTCAAGACCTTCGGCTTTGCCGGCGGCCGCGAGGATATCTGGGAGCCAGAAGAGGATATTTATTGGGGCTCCGAAGATAAGTGGCTCGGCGACCAGCGCTACTCTGGTGACCGGCAACTGGAGAATCCCTTGGCGGCCGTGCAGATGGGCCTGATCTACGTGAACCCGGAAGGCCCGAACGGCAACCCGGACCCGATGGCCTCCGGCCGCGACGTTCGGGTGACCTTCGCCCGCATGGCCATGAACGATGAGGAGACCGTCGCCCTGGTTGCCGGCGGGCATACCTTTGGCAAATGCCACGGCGCCGCCCCTGCGTCCCATGTGGGCCCTGAACCTGAAGGCGCCCCCATCGAAGAGCAGGGCCTCGGCTGGAAGAGCAGCTTTGGTAGCGGCAAGGGCGGCGATACGATCAGCAGCGGCATCGAGGGCGCCTGGAAACCGGATCCAACCACGTGGGACATGGGCTATCTGAAGGTCATGTTCAAATACGACTGGGAACTGGTCAAGAGCCCGGCCGGCGCCCATCAGTGGCTGGCCAAGGATGTGGCCGAAGAGGACATGGTGGCTGACGCCCACGACCCGTCCAAGAAGCACCGGCCGATGATGACCACGGCGGACCTGTCGCTGCGCTTCGACCCGATCTACGAACCCATCGCGCGGCGCTACTTGAAGAACCCCACTGAATTCGCGGATGCCTTTGCCCGCGCCTGGTTCAAACTGACCCACCGCGACATGGGCCCGCGTTCGCGCTATCTCGGCCCGGAAGTACCACAAGAGGAACTGATCTGGCAAGACCCGGTGCCGGCGGTGGACCATAAACTGATCAACAAAAAGGACATCGCCGTCCTCAAGGAAAAGATCCTTGCCTCTGGCCTGTCCATCCCGCAACTGGTGTCCACTGCCTGGGCATCGGCCTCCACCTTCCGCGGTTCTGATATGCGGGGCGGTGCAAACGGCGCGCGCATCCGTCTGGCGCCGCAGAAGGATTGGGAAGTCAACGAGCCCAAGCAACTGGCCAAGGTGCTCAAAACCCTCGAGGCCATCCAGAAGGGATTCAACAGCTCGCAGGCAGGCGGCAAAAAGGTTTCCCTTGCAGACCTGATTGTCCTTGGCGGTTGCGCGGGAGTCGAAGCGGCTGCGAAAAAAGCCGGTCACAAAGTCACCGTGCCCTTCACCCCGGGACGCACCGATGCGTCGCAGGAACAAACCGACGTAAAGTCATTCTTCGTGCTCGAACCGGCTGCAGACGGGTTCCGCAACTACCAGAAAACCAGATACTCCGTAACCGCGGAAGAGCTGCTGATTGATCGGGCGCAGCTGCTGACCCTGACCGCTCCCGAGATGACCGTTCTTGTCGGCGGCATGCGCGTCTTGAACGCCAACTTCGGCCAGTCCCGGCACGGTGTCTTCACCAAACGACCGGAGGCCCTCACCAATGACTTCTTCGTAAATCTGCTGGACATGGGCACGACGTGGCAGGCAACCGCAAAAGATGCCGAGGTGTTCGAGGGGCGGAATCGGTTGAACGGCAAACTCAAGTGGACCGGCACCCGTGTCGACCTGATCTTCGGTTCGAACTCCCAGCTCCGGGCCCTGGCGGAAGTATACGGCTGCGCGGACTCCCAGAAAAAGTTCCTGCACGACTTTGTAGCGGTGTGGAACAAAGTAATGAATCTGGACCGTTTCGACCTCGCTTGA
- a CDS encoding MBL fold metallo-hydrolase codes for MIIRQMLTGDIDVCCYILGCEETRQGLVFDPGGDEDKILAAVNELGLQIKYIVNSHYHPDHTHGNQMLKKAFGARVVIHEADNAMLTNQQAIDFFAPQGMSMTLPADRTVKDGDILAIGTIRVQVLHTPGHSPGSICLLAEGNLFAGDTLFVGGSGRTDVPGGSIDRLLESLAIKIAVLPPETVVWPGHDYDDTLQSTLAVEMQENMFLNGEMAKWVKKAAQKATL; via the coding sequence ATGATCATCAGGCAGATGCTTACCGGGGACATTGATGTTTGCTGCTATATCCTGGGTTGCGAGGAAACCCGGCAAGGGCTGGTTTTTGATCCCGGCGGCGATGAGGACAAGATACTTGCCGCGGTCAATGAACTTGGCCTGCAGATAAAATACATTGTCAACTCCCATTATCACCCTGACCATACCCACGGCAACCAGATGCTGAAAAAGGCTTTCGGCGCCCGGGTAGTGATCCACGAGGCCGACAATGCCATGCTCACAAATCAGCAGGCCATTGACTTTTTTGCCCCGCAGGGAATGTCCATGACCCTGCCGGCAGACAGGACAGTGAAAGACGGGGATATCCTTGCAATCGGCACAATCAGGGTGCAGGTGCTCCACACCCCGGGCCATTCACCCGGTTCGATCTGCCTGTTGGCTGAAGGTAATCTCTTTGCAGGGGACACGCTTTTTGTGGGAGGATCAGGCAGAACGGATGTCCCGGGTGGAAGCATCGACCGCCTGCTTGAATCCCTGGCAATTAAAATTGCCGTACTGCCGCCCGAAACCGTGGTGTGGCCGGGACATGATTATGACGATACCTTGCAGTCAACCCTTGCCGTTGAAATGCAGGAAAACATGTTTCTGAACGGCGAGATGGCTAAATGGGTGAAAAAGGCGGCCCAAAAGGCTACACTTTAA
- a CDS encoding GNAT family N-acetyltransferase gives MDKESSSKDMKRLNIKIREMEIDDLPEVFHLGEDLFKVETVPNMYRTWDPYEVVGLFHSDTEFCIVAELDDDIIGFALGTTIEKSHSAWKYGYLVWLGIKPEFQRKGLAEKLFRRFKDIMLKCNVRMLLVDTQSENLPALRLFRKLGFGHPEEHIYLTMNVAAEKQALEKKTRVTPSPAVASDKKNDN, from the coding sequence ATGGATAAAGAATCATCGAGCAAGGACATGAAACGTTTAAACATAAAGATCCGTGAAATGGAGATTGATGATCTGCCGGAAGTATTTCACCTGGGCGAAGACCTCTTCAAGGTCGAAACGGTTCCCAACATGTATCGCACCTGGGATCCGTATGAAGTTGTCGGACTTTTTCATAGTGACACCGAATTCTGTATTGTGGCGGAGCTCGATGACGATATCATCGGTTTTGCTTTGGGAACTACCATCGAGAAAAGTCATTCTGCCTGGAAATACGGCTATCTGGTCTGGCTGGGAATAAAACCTGAATTTCAGAGGAAAGGCCTTGCGGAAAAGCTGTTTCGCCGGTTCAAGGATATCATGCTCAAATGTAACGTCCGGATGTTGCTTGTCGATACGCAAAGTGAAAATCTTCCTGCCCTTCGTTTGTTTCGCAAGCTCGGATTCGGCCATCCCGAAGAGCATATCTATCTGACCATGAATGTGGCGGCCGAGAAACAGGCCCTTGAGAAAAAAACACGGGTAACTCCTTCACCCGCAGTTGCCTCTGATAAAAAAAATGACAACTAA
- a CDS encoding disulfide bond formation protein B, producing the protein MTHTDQPSNSNWTILFLCWLLAAVSALGSIFFSHFMELPPCVLCWYQRICLFPLVLILPFGLFPFEKNVVKYTLPLAGAGWCIALYHNLLFYGVIPESIQPCQQGVSCTDDLLNLFGFVTIPLLSFLSFSVILGLLIMLKRRTTS; encoded by the coding sequence ATGACTCATACCGATCAGCCATCAAATTCCAATTGGACCATTCTTTTTCTCTGCTGGCTGCTTGCTGCCGTTTCCGCCCTGGGCAGCATATTCTTCAGTCATTTCATGGAGCTTCCCCCGTGTGTTCTGTGCTGGTATCAACGAATATGTTTATTTCCGCTTGTTCTGATTCTGCCTTTCGGGCTCTTTCCTTTTGAGAAGAATGTTGTTAAATATACCCTGCCGCTGGCCGGGGCAGGATGGTGTATTGCTTTGTATCATAATCTGCTGTTTTACGGGGTGATTCCGGAAAGCATCCAGCCCTGCCAGCAGGGTGTTTCCTGTACAGACGACCTTTTGAACCTGTTCGGTTTTGTAACCATTCCCCTGCTTTCATTCCTGTCGTTTTCAGTAATCCTGGGATTACTCATCATGCTTAAAAGGAGAACTACTTCATGA
- the nrfA gene encoding ammonia-forming cytochrome c nitrite reductase: protein MKKTTMLTIVSVAVIVPLFLLAVSINENKAEQKAINAVPEIKRLESKSAEWGKHYPRQYDSYLQTRKSDEITDMLKKNPALVVMWAGYGFSKDYNAPRGHHYMLEDNINTLRTGAPVDAKTGPMPTACWTCKSPDVPRLIDKIGENDFFTGKWARHGSEIVNPVGCADCHDNKTMKLTITRDFLKRALDLEGSLKVADATHQDYRTLVCAQCHSEYYFKKTEWTDADGNKQEAGVVTFPWENGLSVEAMEKYYDDRNFSDWTHKISKTPMLKAQHPGYEMFKTGAHGLNGVACADCHMPYVREGGVKYSSHNVDSPLDHVANTCLNCHGSDEKTLRETIAKKLERKDELNKTATEVIAKAHLEAGRAWDLGASDAEMKEILQDIRHAQWRWDYSIASHGSFFHAPEETLRILGSAINKGQDARVKLRTVLAKYKAGDYQAPDFSTKEKAQVITGLPFTQLVTEKETFLNTLRKEWIEEATKKGLYDPKTREGMAFKTSYN from the coding sequence ATGAAAAAAACAACAATGCTTACAATTGTTTCAGTGGCGGTCATTGTTCCGTTGTTTTTACTTGCAGTTTCAATCAATGAAAACAAGGCCGAACAAAAGGCGATCAATGCAGTGCCGGAAATCAAACGACTGGAATCAAAGAGTGCCGAGTGGGGAAAGCATTATCCGCGTCAGTACGATTCATACCTGCAGACCAGAAAAAGCGATGAAATAACCGACATGCTCAAAAAAAATCCGGCCCTGGTGGTCATGTGGGCCGGCTATGGTTTTTCCAAGGATTACAATGCACCCCGCGGCCATCATTACATGCTTGAGGACAACATTAACACCTTGAGAACCGGCGCTCCGGTGGACGCCAAGACCGGCCCCATGCCAACCGCATGCTGGACCTGCAAGTCTCCTGATGTTCCGAGGCTTATTGATAAAATCGGCGAGAACGATTTTTTCACCGGCAAATGGGCGCGGCACGGCAGCGAGATTGTAAATCCGGTGGGGTGTGCTGACTGCCATGACAACAAGACCATGAAGCTGACGATCACCCGGGATTTCCTTAAACGGGCGCTGGATCTGGAAGGCAGCCTCAAGGTTGCCGACGCAACACACCAGGATTACAGAACCCTTGTGTGCGCGCAGTGTCACTCCGAATACTATTTTAAAAAAACCGAATGGACTGATGCGGATGGCAATAAGCAAGAGGCAGGCGTTGTAACTTTTCCATGGGAAAACGGTTTAAGCGTTGAGGCCATGGAAAAATATTATGACGACAGGAATTTTTCTGACTGGACCCATAAAATCAGCAAAACACCGATGCTTAAAGCCCAGCATCCGGGTTATGAAATGTTCAAAACCGGCGCCCACGGGCTTAATGGCGTGGCCTGCGCTGATTGCCACATGCCATATGTCCGGGAAGGCGGGGTTAAATATTCCTCCCACAATGTCGACAGCCCCCTTGATCATGTAGCCAACACCTGTCTGAACTGCCATGGTTCTGATGAGAAAACACTTCGGGAGACGATTGCCAAAAAGCTGGAAAGAAAAGATGAACTCAACAAAACCGCAACGGAGGTAATCGCCAAAGCACATCTTGAAGCCGGCAGGGCCTGGGATCTTGGTGCATCTGACGCGGAAATGAAGGAAATCCTCCAGGATATCAGGCATGCCCAATGGCGATGGGATTATTCAATCGCCAGTCATGGTTCCTTTTTCCATGCACCTGAGGAAACCCTGAGAATCCTGGGTTCAGCAATCAATAAGGGCCAGGATGCGCGGGTCAAATTACGCACCGTTTTAGCAAAATACAAAGCAGGTGATTATCAGGCCCCGGATTTTTCAACCAAGGAAAAAGCCCAGGTTATAACCGGATTGCCTTTCACGCAACTGGTTACAGAAAAAGAAACTTTCCTGAACACCTTGCGAAAAGAATGGATTGAAGAGGCAACGAAAAAAGGCCTTTATGATCCAAAAACACGCGAGGGCATGGCTTTTAAAACCTCGTACAATTAA
- a CDS encoding diacylglycerol kinase family lipid kinase, whose translation MNTNVKRKMDNVLYIVNPAAQGGSGAKTWESFRAIWPAPINPDQIIITEKPGHAREIAAARNGCDIIAAVGGDGTAREVISGIMDRQGMKPRVALIPCGTGNDIGREIGIFSVKDAVAALQVGHARSFDLVRIDSSHDGVQRHGYGFLFGCVGFSANSMMRPWMKRLLGPKGAYFLTTFLQIFVYRAPHMTIRTGNRKFDERIYMVIAGNAEWVSGGSMRMSPGAITDDGQLNITVVPSLSRLKIITRLFPRIASGAHIREPGVSYFTEKTVEVHSNPPVIVEVDGDLFGKTPASLSICPGAVQIICFQSLVE comes from the coding sequence ATGAATACAAATGTGAAAAGAAAAATGGATAATGTCCTCTACATCGTTAATCCTGCTGCGCAAGGTGGGTCCGGAGCCAAAACCTGGGAAAGCTTCAGGGCAATATGGCCCGCGCCCATCAATCCTGATCAGATAATTATTACAGAAAAACCAGGACATGCCCGGGAGATTGCCGCAGCCCGCAACGGCTGCGACATAATTGCCGCCGTGGGTGGAGACGGAACGGCGAGAGAAGTGATATCCGGGATCATGGACCGGCAGGGCATGAAGCCCAGGGTGGCTTTAATTCCTTGCGGCACAGGAAACGATATCGGCCGCGAAATCGGCATCTTCTCTGTTAAGGATGCAGTGGCTGCCCTGCAGGTCGGACATGCCAGGTCTTTCGATCTGGTGAGAATCGATTCCAGCCATGACGGAGTGCAGAGACACGGCTACGGGTTCCTCTTCGGTTGCGTCGGTTTTTCTGCGAATTCCATGATGAGGCCCTGGATGAAGCGGTTACTCGGCCCGAAAGGAGCCTACTTCCTGACCACATTCCTGCAGATTTTCGTCTACCGGGCGCCACACATGACCATCCGCACCGGAAACCGGAAATTTGATGAACGCATCTATATGGTTATTGCCGGCAATGCCGAATGGGTGTCCGGCGGCAGCATGCGGATGTCGCCGGGGGCCATCACCGATGACGGCCAGCTGAATATCACGGTGGTGCCGTCTCTGTCGAGGCTGAAAATCATCACCAGGTTATTTCCGCGCATTGCTTCAGGGGCGCACATCAGGGAGCCTGGGGTTTCGTATTTCACAGAAAAAACTGTCGAGGTGCACAGCAACCCGCCAGTCATCGTGGAGGTGGACGGCGACCTGTTCGGAAAAACCCCGGCTTCGCTTTCAATCTGTCCAGGCGCCGTGCAAATTATTTGTTTTCAGAGCCTGGTGGAGTAG
- a CDS encoding amidohydrolase family protein gives MDGRRFIVAGSLIDGSGAEARRNVFLAVQSGIITAIGSAADLPCPNGTAVDDFSHCTIVPALVDCSVSLARSPSVDAQVRLAAEEAGIAQKAALLERHISYCHMHGVLGVAECEDISDVLEHYQRERASGGMIDIRTPAAFSGTGDDCAAGIPAGGDYLKIHYSPDIDNEDAAPVRLTLENLRGILQHRGQRKAVVVANGRQPVEEALVAGCDAIEQGYGMGEANLREMASRGVLWIPGVLRARNALLSAGSGGSVCCRFSLRYVAPGKADPGAEAFWKKALAGQLAQLRLARKLGVKTLIGSGAGSVGILHGESMVEEMKLFIKAGYPLAEAMCCASENGVRFFGMEKLGVLKKGRAATFLITRGSVQQLPRKLAYLEGIYVDGAPNMAYSKNPVKAPQSVRH, from the coding sequence ATGGACGGAAGACGATTCATAGTGGCGGGAAGCCTGATCGACGGCAGCGGCGCCGAGGCGCGCCGGAATGTCTTTCTGGCGGTGCAGAGCGGCATTATCACCGCCATTGGCTCCGCAGCAGACCTGCCTTGCCCCAACGGCACGGCAGTGGATGATTTTTCGCACTGTACCATTGTGCCGGCGCTGGTGGACTGCAGCGTTTCCCTGGCGCGCTCTCCCTCGGTGGACGCGCAGGTGCGCCTGGCCGCCGAAGAGGCCGGCATTGCGCAAAAGGCCGCCCTGCTGGAGCGGCATATCAGTTACTGCCATATGCACGGGGTGTTGGGGGTGGCTGAATGCGAAGATATATCCGACGTGCTGGAACATTACCAGAGGGAGAGGGCGTCGGGGGGCATGATTGACATCCGCACCCCCGCTGCTTTCAGTGGGACCGGGGATGATTGTGCCGCTGGCATTCCGGCAGGAGGCGATTATCTGAAGATCCATTATTCCCCTGATATTGATAATGAGGACGCCGCCCCGGTTCGCCTCACCCTTGAAAACCTGCGCGGCATTCTGCAGCACAGGGGCCAGAGAAAGGCGGTGGTGGTGGCCAATGGCCGGCAACCGGTGGAAGAGGCCCTTGTGGCGGGCTGCGATGCCATTGAACAGGGATACGGCATGGGCGAAGCCAATCTCCGGGAAATGGCCTCCCGTGGTGTGTTGTGGATACCCGGCGTCCTGCGGGCCAGGAATGCATTGTTAAGTGCAGGCTCCGGCGGCAGCGTCTGCTGCCGTTTTTCCCTGCGTTATGTGGCGCCGGGAAAGGCGGACCCCGGGGCCGAGGCGTTCTGGAAAAAGGCCCTTGCCGGGCAACTGGCGCAACTGCGTCTGGCCAGGAAATTGGGAGTGAAAACGCTTATCGGGTCCGGGGCCGGAAGTGTCGGCATCCTCCATGGCGAATCCATGGTGGAGGAGATGAAATTGTTTATCAAGGCCGGTTATCCACTGGCGGAGGCAATGTGCTGCGCATCGGAGAATGGCGTCAGGTTTTTCGGGATGGAGAAACTGGGAGTCCTCAAGAAGGGGCGGGCGGCGACATTCCTGATCACCAGGGGATCGGTGCAGCAGCTGCCAAGGAAACTCGCCTATCTGGAGGGTATCTATGTGGACGGCGCACCCAACATGGCATACAGCAAAAATCCTGTCAAGGCGCCGCAATCGGTGCGGCATTGA
- a CDS encoding TlpA family protein disulfide reductase, whose translation MKKIFPILLIVLLLLLVSCGQNAKQPGVAEIGKPAPDFTLFDLDGKTWKLSDLKGQVVFVNFWATWCPPCREEMPSMQTLYTSMPADRFKMLAILYNDDPGLADVFTKRVGTTFPILTDPKNEAGKAYGLTGVPETFIIDKQGVLREKFIGPAQWASPQIHQMLTNLINQ comes from the coding sequence ATGAAAAAAATATTCCCAATCCTGTTGATAGTATTATTGCTCCTGCTTGTTTCCTGCGGTCAGAATGCAAAACAGCCCGGTGTTGCCGAAATCGGCAAACCGGCCCCGGACTTTACCCTTTTTGATCTGGACGGCAAGACCTGGAAGTTATCCGATCTCAAGGGTCAGGTGGTATTTGTTAATTTCTGGGCCACCTGGTGCCCGCCCTGCCGGGAGGAAATGCCTTCCATGCAGACCCTTTACACCTCCATGCCTGCCGACAGATTCAAGATGCTGGCAATCCTTTACAATGATGATCCGGGCCTTGCCGATGTTTTCACCAAGAGGGTCGGCACGACATTTCCAATTCTTACAGATCCAAAAAATGAGGCGGGCAAGGCCTATGGCCTCACCGGAGTCCCGGAAACATTCATCATTGATAAGCAGGGGGTGCTTCGGGAAAAATTCATCGGCCCGGCACAATGGGCCTCTCCTCAGATCCATCAGATGCTGACGAATTTAATAAACCAGTAA
- a CDS encoding HAMP domain-containing histidine kinase — translation MSIKKFIWILMCGLLACFLVLVISLILSTNQLQSMTVRILVDSKAIEAAHIMEASILKERREELLWRKTGDDHFLLMRKPIFDALDTLLLQLPKTSTSTVEDDHIDRINKSYTQFRLQASADMPADLTVLSRSTNELLAAVEAYRELNRAQMTATMSRSDRLNRLVDRCSLGLIIFVFLTMALGAVQLVKRIIIPVSSIRSTVVRFGQGELDVKIAICREDELGILSRAFNEMAESIASLQQEKRHVIATLAHDLKNPLVLIGATARRMKKKQFSFEEQMPLLERIIDQIDFVEELIHEMMDAVHIEDGSFSFEIIELQLEDLVRTIMEKQTALITTHRLVYACDCDCNCPIMGDAQRLERVLANLISNAVKYSNQESLVSVSLHRRGNLAQLSVKDEGIGFEHDQIPLLFKPFTRLSHTKHMARGTGLGLYSVKRIIDSHGGSIIVESRSGIGTTVTLELPLKTIKLLPVSADTRPVNV, via the coding sequence ATGAGTATCAAAAAATTCATTTGGATATTGATGTGTGGACTGTTGGCCTGTTTTCTTGTTCTTGTTATCTCCCTTATTCTGAGTACAAACCAGTTACAGTCAATGACGGTTCGTATTCTCGTCGATTCGAAGGCTATCGAGGCGGCTCACATCATGGAAGCGTCCATACTCAAAGAACGGAGGGAAGAGCTTCTTTGGCGTAAAACTGGCGATGACCATTTTCTTCTTATGAGAAAACCGATCTTTGACGCCTTAGACACGCTGTTATTACAACTACCGAAGACAAGCACCTCGACCGTTGAAGACGATCATATAGACAGAATAAACAAATCTTACACCCAGTTCCGCCTCCAGGCATCAGCCGATATGCCTGCCGATTTGACGGTGTTGTCCCGAAGCACCAATGAATTGCTAGCAGCAGTGGAGGCATACAGGGAATTGAATCGGGCACAGATGACTGCAACAATGAGCAGGAGCGACCGGCTTAACAGGTTGGTGGACCGCTGTTCCTTGGGACTGATCATTTTTGTTTTCTTAACCATGGCTCTGGGCGCAGTTCAGCTGGTGAAACGCATTATCATCCCCGTTTCATCGATTCGCAGCACTGTAGTCCGCTTTGGACAGGGAGAACTGGATGTTAAAATCGCGATCTGTCGCGAAGATGAATTGGGCATATTAAGCCGGGCGTTTAATGAAATGGCTGAAAGCATTGCTTCCCTTCAGCAGGAAAAACGGCATGTTATTGCCACACTTGCTCACGATTTGAAAAATCCACTGGTGCTGATCGGTGCAACGGCAAGAAGAATGAAAAAGAAGCAATTTTCGTTTGAAGAACAAATGCCACTGCTGGAGCGGATCATTGATCAAATCGATTTCGTTGAAGAACTTATCCATGAGATGATGGATGCAGTGCATATTGAAGACGGCAGTTTTTCATTTGAAATAATAGAGCTGCAGCTAGAAGATCTTGTCAGGACTATAATGGAAAAACAAACGGCGTTGATCACCACACATCGTCTGGTGTATGCTTGTGATTGCGACTGCAATTGTCCGATCATGGGTGATGCACAACGCCTGGAGCGTGTCCTTGCCAATTTGATTTCTAACGCGGTTAAATACAGCAATCAAGAATCTCTTGTTTCTGTAAGCCTCCATCGAAGAGGCAACCTGGCTCAACTTTCAGTCAAGGACGAAGGAATTGGTTTTGAGCATGATCAGATCCCCCTGCTCTTTAAACCATTTACTCGGCTTAGCCATACAAAACACATGGCAAGGGGAACGGGGCTTGGCCTGTACTCTGTTAAAAGAATCATTGACAGTCATGGTGGTTCAATCATTGTTGAGAGTCGTTCAGGTATCGGGACCACGGTAACGCTCGAACTGCCTCTCAAAACAATTAAACTTCTCCCTGTTTCAGCAGACACCAGACCTGTTAATGTTTAA
- a CDS encoding transcriptional repressor: MAEDKNTVDRTLATIEKHHLITRVQTVESQARYEAKMIRHHHAVCSHCGTITDFTWDFFDQVQVPEETDAWETVAKRNVVFQGTCKACAGKS; the protein is encoded by the coding sequence ATAGCCGAGGATAAAAATACAGTTGACAGGACTCTGGCGACCATTGAGAAACATCATCTTATAACTCGAGTACAGACGGTTGAAAGCCAGGCACGTTACGAGGCGAAAATGATCAGGCACCATCATGCTGTTTGCAGTCATTGCGGCACTATTACCGACTTCACCTGGGATTTTTTTGATCAGGTTCAGGTTCCTGAAGAGACTGATGCCTGGGAGACGGTGGCAAAAAGAAATGTTGTCTTTCAGGGAACTTGTAAGGCCTGCGCAGGGAAGAGTTAA